Proteins found in one Cobetia sp. L2A1 genomic segment:
- a CDS encoding ABC transporter permease, producing MNASSSTIARSPRLAMASLPGQRTLALLWANRQGRLGLVLIGLHLLLAIAGRWLAPHDISAGDSLASLLPPSAEHWLGTDQLGRDVLSRTLAGGREAIFTSLPAAVLAVVWGSACGMLLAILGGRVENLAMRLVDALLSIPWLLFLLLVIGVMGPGPLVFILTLGIFYGVAVVRVMVTACREVLCLDYIQAARLRGDSLMRLLWHEIKPNVLDTILVELAMRWSWALLAFSSLSFLGFGVSPPTPDWGLMVADGRGFMSFAPWAVLPPIVALSSLIIAINLVADTLAKTLGIDRAGRPE from the coding sequence ATGAACGCTTCTTCCTCGACGATCGCACGCAGCCCGCGACTGGCCATGGCCAGCCTGCCGGGTCAACGTACCCTGGCGCTGCTGTGGGCCAATCGCCAGGGCCGTCTGGGCCTGGTACTGATCGGCCTGCATCTTCTACTGGCTATCGCTGGCCGTTGGCTGGCGCCCCATGACATCTCCGCGGGTGACAGTCTCGCCTCGCTGCTGCCCCCCAGTGCCGAGCATTGGCTGGGTACCGACCAGCTCGGCCGTGATGTCCTCAGCCGCACCCTGGCCGGGGGCCGCGAGGCCATCTTCACCTCACTGCCAGCCGCCGTGCTGGCCGTAGTATGGGGCAGCGCCTGCGGCATGCTGCTGGCCATCCTCGGCGGGCGGGTCGAGAACCTCGCCATGCGACTGGTGGACGCCCTGCTGTCGATTCCCTGGCTACTGTTCCTGTTGCTGGTCATCGGCGTGATGGGCCCCGGTCCGCTGGTCTTCATCCTGACCCTGGGCATCTTCTATGGCGTGGCGGTGGTGCGCGTGATGGTCACGGCATGCCGCGAAGTGCTGTGCCTTGACTATATACAGGCCGCACGACTGCGCGGCGACAGCCTGATGCGCCTGCTGTGGCATGAGATCAAACCCAACGTGCTCGACACGATCCTCGTCGAGCTGGCAATGCGCTGGTCCTGGGCATTGCTGGCCTTCAGCTCGCTGTCGTTTCTCGGCTTCGGCGTCTCACCGCCGACCCCGGACTGGGGTCTGATGGTCGCCGATGGCCGCGGCTTCATGTCCTTCGCGCCCTGGGCCGTGCTGCCGCCCATCGTGGCGCTGTCCAGCCTGATCATCGCCATCAATCTGGTCGCCGACACGCTGGCCAAGACACTGGGCATCGACCGCGCGGGGCGCCCCGAATGA
- a CDS encoding ABC transporter ATP-binding protein: MTDNAVICIRDLNIGFHDRQQTWRPVLHGIDLTLGQGEILGLVGESGSGKSTLATAMLGLLRRGSLVRTGEVSIATPAPASSATAHDKRSQDKGSHDRNNPLHDKYRSLSFHHQPGRWLGELKLGLVSQHAEKAMTPHLTLGSLLCETLLSQGVKGKAAREQQAVAWLRRVHLPYPEVLMQRYPHQLSGGQQQRASLALALAQRPRVLVMDEPTTGLDASTQNEILALLASLRAELGMSIVFVSHDLGAVSHLCDRVAVMYAGQLVEVAATRDFLSGPRHPYGHALVAATPGSQCYRPDAALEGTPPLVGSAIKGCAFAPRCTRASELCRDSVPAWQGRYACHHALESHESVERARAESGKSAESDATTDERADSVKRDSQPATSLDAAPLLAVESLNLCYRTPGWLARLRGEAASLTVSDVAFSLQQGETLALIGESGSGKTSILKALAGLLSSVSGQLSLRQESLAGLVAERRPVQRQKIQYIFQHASTALNPRLTVFESLAPVLSRWLDLSGDVARQRAQSLLEEVRLPALYLDRLPNQLSGGEQQRVAIARALAAEPDILLCDEITSALDVSVQATIIRLLQRLKRERGLSLVFVTHDLGLVSHFADRVLVLRNGRTEHLGDVASLAKANLPPYVRTLMEAKLVAA, translated from the coding sequence ATGACGGATAACGCCGTGATCTGCATTCGCGATCTCAATATCGGCTTCCATGATCGCCAGCAGACCTGGCGACCCGTGCTGCACGGTATCGATCTGACCCTGGGCCAGGGCGAGATTCTGGGGCTAGTGGGCGAGTCCGGCAGCGGCAAAAGCACATTGGCCACGGCCATGCTGGGCCTGTTGCGTCGGGGAAGTCTGGTGCGCACTGGCGAGGTGAGTATCGCCACACCTGCGCCCGCCTCTTCCGCCACGGCTCACGATAAGAGGAGTCAAGACAAGGGCAGTCATGACAGGAACAACCCTCTTCACGACAAATACAGGTCGCTGAGCTTTCATCATCAACCGGGGCGCTGGCTGGGCGAACTCAAGCTCGGACTGGTGTCCCAGCATGCCGAAAAGGCCATGACGCCTCACCTCACGCTCGGCAGCCTGCTGTGCGAGACGCTGCTGTCACAGGGCGTGAAAGGCAAGGCGGCGCGCGAACAGCAGGCCGTGGCATGGCTGCGACGCGTCCACCTCCCTTATCCCGAAGTGCTGATGCAACGCTATCCGCACCAGCTCTCCGGCGGGCAGCAACAACGCGCCAGTCTGGCGTTGGCACTGGCGCAACGCCCGCGAGTGCTGGTGATGGATGAGCCGACCACCGGGCTGGATGCAAGCACCCAGAATGAGATTCTGGCGCTGTTGGCCTCGCTGCGCGCTGAGCTGGGGATGAGCATCGTCTTCGTCAGTCATGATCTGGGCGCAGTATCTCACCTGTGTGACCGCGTCGCGGTGATGTACGCTGGTCAACTGGTGGAGGTCGCCGCGACTCGCGACTTCCTGAGCGGGCCGCGCCACCCGTATGGGCATGCACTGGTGGCCGCGACACCGGGCAGTCAGTGCTATCGACCTGACGCCGCGCTGGAAGGCACGCCGCCCCTGGTGGGAAGCGCCATCAAGGGCTGTGCCTTTGCACCGCGCTGTACGCGCGCCAGTGAATTGTGCCGTGACAGTGTGCCGGCCTGGCAAGGTCGCTACGCCTGCCATCATGCGCTGGAGAGTCATGAATCAGTGGAAAGAGCGCGTGCGGAGAGCGGAAAAAGTGCGGAAAGTGACGCAACGACCGATGAGCGGGCGGATAGCGTGAAGCGCGACTCGCAGCCAGCCACGTCACTGGACGCCGCGCCGCTGCTGGCCGTGGAGTCACTGAATCTATGCTATCGCACGCCCGGCTGGCTGGCACGCCTGCGCGGTGAAGCGGCATCACTCACCGTCAGCGATGTGGCATTCTCGCTGCAGCAGGGCGAGACGCTGGCCTTGATCGGCGAATCCGGCAGCGGCAAGACCTCAATTCTCAAGGCGCTGGCCGGCCTGCTCTCCTCCGTTTCCGGGCAACTCAGTCTGCGTCAGGAGTCATTGGCGGGACTTGTCGCCGAGCGACGCCCGGTGCAGCGCCAGAAGATCCAATACATCTTCCAGCATGCCAGCACGGCACTGAATCCTCGTCTGACCGTGTTCGAATCCCTCGCGCCGGTGCTGTCTCGCTGGTTAGATCTCAGTGGAGATGTCGCCCGCCAGCGTGCCCAATCGCTACTGGAAGAAGTTCGCCTTCCCGCACTCTACCTGGACCGTCTGCCCAACCAGCTATCGGGTGGCGAGCAGCAGCGCGTCGCCATCGCCCGCGCGTTGGCCGCCGAGCCCGACATACTGCTGTGTGACGAGATCACCTCGGCACTGGATGTTTCGGTTCAGGCCACCATCATTCGCCTGCTGCAACGCCTCAAGCGAGAACGCGGCCTGAGCCTGGTCTTCGTCACCCATGATCTGGGGCTGGTCAGCCATTTCGCGGACCGCGTACTGGTGCTGCGCAACGGCCGCACCGAACACCTGGGAGATGTCGCAAGCCTCGCCAAAGCTAATCTGCCGCCGTATGTCCGGACACTGATGGAGGCCAAGCTAGTCGCGGCATGA
- a CDS encoding ADP-ribosylglycohydrolase family protein, which produces MTIELKSRFRGCLLAGAVGDALGASVEFMSRHEILSRFGSAGIREYAPAYGGLGRITDDTQMTLFTAEGLLRSHVRGCLRGVSSQRSVVSSAYERWLLTQGERTSMDTEQEWLDSGWLIKQPALHSRRAPGMTCLSALRQMRHYGDEARNDSKGCGGVMRVAPVGLFAHAMEASPEMSFALGVEVSALTHGHVTGQLTGGVLAVMIQQLVAGDSLTEALGVACRILEQQPRHEETLTALVLARSLGQSDTAPELAIEQLGLGWIAEEALAISVYCAMKADTFRDAIEMAVNHDGDSDSTGAITGNLLGALWGEAVIPERWREPLELGDVIREMADDLYGCSRWNLSTGGGGKDEEWVWEKYPGY; this is translated from the coding sequence ATGACGATTGAGTTGAAATCGCGATTTCGTGGATGTTTGCTCGCTGGTGCTGTCGGGGATGCGCTGGGCGCCTCTGTGGAGTTCATGTCGCGCCACGAGATTCTGTCTCGCTTCGGATCGGCGGGGATTCGAGAATATGCGCCGGCATACGGCGGACTGGGGCGGATTACTGACGATACGCAGATGACATTGTTTACCGCCGAGGGCTTGCTACGTAGCCATGTGCGGGGATGTCTCAGAGGAGTGTCATCACAGCGAAGTGTCGTCAGCAGTGCCTATGAACGCTGGCTTCTTACCCAAGGGGAGCGGACGAGCATGGATACAGAGCAGGAGTGGCTGGACAGCGGGTGGCTGATCAAGCAGCCAGCGCTTCACTCTCGCCGAGCGCCCGGCATGACATGCCTGTCAGCACTCAGGCAGATGCGTCATTACGGTGATGAGGCTCGCAATGACAGTAAGGGCTGCGGTGGGGTGATGCGCGTGGCACCGGTAGGTTTGTTTGCGCATGCCATGGAAGCGTCTCCCGAGATGAGCTTTGCGCTGGGTGTGGAAGTGTCAGCGCTGACCCATGGACATGTGACAGGCCAGCTGACCGGTGGTGTCCTGGCAGTCATGATTCAGCAACTGGTCGCAGGGGATTCGCTGACAGAAGCGTTGGGTGTCGCTTGTCGAATCCTGGAGCAGCAGCCTCGCCATGAAGAGACACTGACGGCGCTGGTGCTGGCGCGGTCACTGGGGCAATCAGATACCGCTCCCGAGCTGGCGATCGAGCAGCTGGGACTTGGATGGATAGCGGAGGAGGCGCTGGCCATCTCGGTCTACTGCGCCATGAAGGCTGATACCTTCAGAGATGCCATCGAAATGGCCGTCAATCACGATGGTGATTCTGATTCGACGGGAGCCATCACTGGCAATCTGCTGGGCGCGCTATGGGGGGAGGCAGTGATCCCTGAACGCTGGCGCGAGCCATTGGAGCTTGGCGATGTCATCCGTGAAATGGCAGATGATCTGTATGGTTGTAGCCGCTGGAATCTCTCCACGGGCGGTGGCGGCAAGGATGAAGAGTGGGTTTGGGAGAAGTATCCGGGCTACTGA
- a CDS encoding Ldh family oxidoreductase codes for MSEAMQHVGGAEINLGEAELKALCHKVLTRHGFSKPHVEAISEALVAAEMSGSRSHGLYRLMGFVATLNNGGVMPKAVPVVEDAAPSVVKVDAKGGFSSLAFQQGAPELVSKAKANGIAILAINHCVHATALWVEIERLTREGLVAIACNPTQSYMAPHGGSQPLLGTNPIAFGWPRGDGNPYVFDFATSAIARGDIELHRRQGDEIPLGWGVDREGMPSQDPTEVLDHGAMLPFGEHKGSALAIMVELIAGPLIGDMLSIESTEHDQGKGSLPYHGELIIAMDPARLSGGNTQQHMLRSERLFDMVKQQGARLASERRYKARQTHQAQGVTLSRALYEDVMKLIL; via the coding sequence ATGAGTGAAGCAATGCAGCACGTGGGTGGGGCGGAGATCAATCTTGGTGAAGCAGAGCTCAAGGCGTTGTGCCACAAGGTGCTGACTCGTCATGGCTTCAGCAAGCCGCATGTCGAGGCCATCAGCGAAGCACTGGTCGCTGCTGAAATGTCAGGGAGCCGCTCACATGGTCTTTATCGCCTGATGGGGTTTGTCGCGACACTGAACAATGGCGGCGTGATGCCGAAGGCTGTGCCGGTCGTCGAGGATGCGGCGCCTTCCGTCGTCAAGGTAGATGCCAAGGGCGGTTTCTCGTCCCTGGCCTTTCAGCAGGGGGCACCTGAGCTTGTCAGCAAGGCGAAAGCCAATGGCATTGCCATTCTCGCCATCAATCACTGTGTCCACGCGACAGCCTTGTGGGTCGAGATCGAGCGACTGACGCGTGAAGGGCTGGTGGCCATTGCCTGCAATCCGACCCAGTCCTACATGGCACCTCATGGCGGCAGTCAACCGCTGCTGGGGACCAATCCCATCGCCTTCGGCTGGCCGCGTGGAGACGGCAACCCGTACGTGTTCGACTTTGCCACCAGCGCCATTGCACGCGGTGATATCGAGTTGCATCGTCGTCAGGGTGATGAGATTCCGCTGGGCTGGGGCGTCGATCGAGAGGGAATGCCGTCGCAGGATCCCACCGAGGTACTGGACCACGGGGCGATGCTGCCTTTCGGAGAGCACAAGGGCTCGGCGCTGGCGATCATGGTCGAATTGATTGCCGGCCCGCTGATCGGTGACATGCTCAGCATCGAGTCCACGGAGCATGATCAAGGCAAGGGAAGCCTGCCGTATCATGGTGAGCTGATCATCGCGATGGACCCGGCGCGCCTTTCGGGCGGCAATACCCAGCAACACATGCTGCGCTCCGAGAGGTTGTTCGACATGGTCAAGCAGCAGGGAGCACGACTGGCATCCGAACGCCGTTACAAGGCGCGTCAGACACATCAAGCGCAGGGGGTTACTCTCAGCCGAGCCTTGTACGAGGATGTCATGAAGCTGATCTTGTGA
- a CDS encoding TRAP transporter large permease, translating to MSDILGLIMFPALIALIVLGFPIAFSMIIVATVFGVAQFGDAAAYQLLTKIEDTASNSILAAVPLFIFMGAMLENSGIAERLFGAIHLWTRRMPGGLGVGAVIMGTIFAAASGVVGATEAVIGMLAVPVMLKHHYDKSLISGTICASGSLGTAIPPSITVVILGPVAGVSVGSLFSGLLIPGLLMALLFLLYIVVVCALKPALAPRLKEDEQHPGWGKLLTITLSALLPTMSLIMVVLGTILMGIATPTEAAACGALGSVLLALGYRNLTLSILWSAAIRTLNITAMILLIVLGGNMFAGVFFASGGMATVQSLLLDTGMSPWLILGAILLIAFLAGFVLDMISVVLIVIPVAMPVIGLLGFDEIWFCVAFLIVMQTSYLTPPLAPSIFYLRAITPPEVTLKHMYKGVMPFIFLQLLVLALILAFPGLALWLPDAISGPSWK from the coding sequence ATGAGCGACATTCTTGGCCTGATCATGTTCCCCGCACTCATCGCGCTGATCGTGCTCGGGTTTCCGATCGCATTCTCGATGATCATCGTTGCAACCGTCTTTGGCGTTGCCCAGTTCGGCGATGCCGCGGCCTATCAGCTGTTGACCAAGATTGAAGATACGGCGTCCAACTCCATTCTCGCCGCCGTGCCATTGTTCATCTTCATGGGCGCAATGCTCGAGAATTCCGGCATTGCCGAGCGCCTGTTCGGTGCCATCCATCTGTGGACACGGCGGATGCCGGGTGGACTGGGGGTGGGAGCCGTCATCATGGGGACCATCTTCGCGGCGGCCAGTGGCGTCGTCGGGGCGACCGAGGCGGTGATCGGCATGCTCGCCGTGCCTGTCATGCTCAAGCATCACTACGACAAGTCGCTGATCTCCGGCACCATCTGTGCCAGTGGCTCATTGGGCACGGCGATTCCGCCATCCATCACCGTGGTCATTCTCGGACCTGTCGCCGGTGTTTCCGTCGGCTCACTGTTCAGTGGTCTGCTGATCCCAGGCCTGCTGATGGCGCTGTTGTTCCTTCTCTATATTGTCGTGGTCTGCGCACTGAAGCCTGCGCTCGCGCCGCGACTCAAAGAGGATGAGCAGCACCCGGGGTGGGGCAAGTTGCTCACTATTACCCTGAGTGCGCTGCTGCCGACCATGAGTCTGATCATGGTGGTGCTGGGGACGATTCTGATGGGCATCGCCACGCCGACGGAAGCGGCGGCCTGTGGGGCGCTCGGCTCCGTATTGCTGGCGCTGGGGTATCGCAATCTCACGCTGTCCATCCTGTGGAGCGCGGCAATACGCACACTCAACATCACCGCGATGATTCTGCTGATCGTGCTGGGCGGCAACATGTTCGCCGGTGTCTTCTTCGCCTCCGGCGGGATGGCGACCGTCCAGTCGCTGCTGCTGGATACCGGCATGAGCCCATGGCTGATTCTCGGTGCCATTCTGTTGATCGCCTTCCTGGCCGGTTTCGTGCTCGACATGATCTCGGTGGTCCTGATCGTCATCCCCGTGGCCATGCCGGTCATCGGCCTGCTCGGCTTTGATGAGATCTGGTTCTGCGTGGCGTTCCTGATCGTGATGCAAACAAGCTATCTGACACCGCCGCTGGCACCTTCCATCTTCTATCTCAGAGCCATTACGCCGCCTGAAGTGACCCTCAAGCATATGTACAAGGGCGTAATGCCTTTCATATTCCTGCAGCTTCTGGTCCTGGCGTTGATCCTGGCATTCCCGGGTCTGGCGCTGTGGTTGCCGGATGCCATCAGCGGGCCGTCATGGAAGTAA
- a CDS encoding TRAP transporter small permease subunit, whose product MKIIAVIERQTRWAGYLGAVLILPLVLALVYEVFSRYVLGKPTLWAFEVSYMVMGAIFMLGMANALRVGQHVSVDVLSQNFPPRLRAGAHLACYGVFLPVLLWLVWELSFYAIEAFSSSERSGRSAWNPVVWPVFSVWWLGFVYLALQVVAEMLKLLATLLGHDDAVEAHS is encoded by the coding sequence ATGAAAATTATCGCTGTCATTGAGCGCCAGACCCGCTGGGCGGGGTATCTGGGGGCTGTCTTGATACTGCCGCTGGTGCTCGCGCTGGTCTATGAAGTCTTCAGTCGTTATGTGCTGGGAAAACCCACCTTGTGGGCGTTTGAAGTCAGCTACATGGTGATGGGCGCCATCTTCATGCTGGGCATGGCGAATGCCCTGCGTGTCGGGCAGCACGTCAGCGTGGATGTGCTGAGCCAGAACTTCCCACCACGCCTGAGAGCGGGTGCTCACCTGGCCTGCTATGGAGTGTTTCTTCCGGTCCTGCTTTGGCTGGTCTGGGAGCTCTCGTTCTATGCGATCGAGGCATTCTCTTCGAGTGAGCGTTCTGGACGTTCTGCCTGGAATCCAGTCGTCTGGCCGGTCTTCAGTGTCTGGTGGCTGGGCTTCGTCTATCTGGCCCTGCAGGTGGTCGCGGAGATGCTGAAGCTGCTGGCGACGCTGCTTGGCCACGATGACGCTGTGGAGGCGCACTCATGA
- a CDS encoding C4-dicarboxylate ABC transporter substrate-binding protein: MYNFKRHILSTCITVGLLATATVQAADIEWKMATPWGGGPWLERDAKTFADYANELTNGDVSIQVFPGGTLGGALRVTNTVKSGVAQISHNYINYDYGTDPTAALLAGHSSGLTPEEFMLWMYEGGGIELYEAFRREVFGVVAFPCSTLGTEIFLHSSKKVQTLEDFQGLRLRTSGAWAEIASRLGASTVVMAGSDIYTALDRGVIDAAEWGSPELNKPTGFQNVAQYVILPGIHQSGGILECEVNVDAWDGLSEAQQNQLRLAGKLSVFESWLDSSFADLAAFKELKEGPNEIVQLDQTFIDAIYEETRAWEDEKAADNEWFARVLESQRNFKQSMTTWQDYRLPIGEMGR; encoded by the coding sequence ATGTACAACTTCAAGAGACACATTCTCAGCACCTGTATCACTGTTGGCTTGCTGGCAACTGCCACGGTGCAGGCCGCTGACATCGAGTGGAAAATGGCGACTCCCTGGGGTGGTGGGCCCTGGCTCGAGCGAGATGCCAAGACCTTTGCCGACTATGCCAATGAATTGACCAACGGTGATGTGAGCATTCAGGTGTTTCCGGGCGGCACTCTGGGGGGAGCGCTTCGCGTGACCAATACCGTGAAGTCCGGTGTCGCGCAGATCAGCCACAACTACATCAACTATGACTACGGGACCGATCCTACCGCTGCACTTCTGGCAGGGCATTCCAGCGGCCTGACGCCGGAAGAGTTCATGCTGTGGATGTATGAGGGGGGCGGTATTGAACTCTACGAAGCCTTCCGGCGTGAAGTCTTCGGTGTCGTTGCTTTCCCGTGCTCGACCCTGGGCACCGAGATATTCCTGCACTCCAGCAAGAAGGTGCAGACGCTGGAAGATTTCCAGGGGCTGCGCCTGAGAACGTCCGGGGCCTGGGCGGAAATCGCCTCGCGCCTCGGCGCTTCTACCGTGGTGATGGCGGGCAGTGACATCTATACGGCGCTTGATCGCGGCGTGATCGATGCCGCGGAGTGGGGCAGCCCGGAGCTCAACAAGCCGACAGGGTTCCAGAATGTGGCCCAGTACGTCATCTTGCCCGGTATTCATCAGTCGGGCGGCATTCTTGAATGTGAAGTGAACGTCGATGCCTGGGATGGCCTGAGTGAGGCCCAGCAGAATCAATTGCGTCTCGCCGGCAAGTTGAGCGTGTTCGAATCGTGGTTGGATAGCTCCTTTGCTGATCTCGCGGCCTTCAAGGAACTGAAGGAGGGCCCCAATGAAATCGTGCAGCTGGATCAAACCTTCATTGATGCCATCTACGAGGAAACACGTGCCTGGGAAGATGAGAAGGCTGCCGACAACGAATGGTTTGCCCGTGTGCTGGAGTCGCAGCGCAACTTCAAGCAGAGCATGACGACCTGGCAGGACTACCGTCTGCCGATCGGGGAGATGGGGCGCTAA
- a CDS encoding helix-turn-helix domain-containing protein — translation MPTHQEQPPVLKPRKRQAGAIGDNLKALRKARGLTIASMALSSGISAASISRIENGRISPTFEVIVSLAKGLEVDVSELFYHAEEHAFRGWLALTRAQEGEVVETPNYRYRPLCNNVASKEYMVLETTILNRNLAEFGDLQRHAGQEQVIVTSGEVTVWTELYDPIELAVGDSLAFDSTLGHAITYNGETPATITWVCSAHA, via the coding sequence ATGCCCACTCACCAGGAACAGCCGCCGGTACTGAAACCTCGAAAACGACAGGCCGGCGCCATTGGTGACAACCTCAAGGCGTTACGCAAGGCCAGAGGATTGACTATCGCCAGCATGGCGCTTTCCTCGGGAATTTCCGCCGCGAGCATCTCGCGCATCGAGAACGGGCGTATTTCCCCGACGTTTGAAGTCATCGTGAGTCTTGCCAAGGGGCTGGAGGTAGATGTCAGCGAATTGTTCTATCACGCGGAAGAACACGCCTTTCGTGGCTGGCTGGCGCTCACGCGCGCTCAGGAGGGCGAAGTGGTGGAGACCCCCAACTATCGCTACCGTCCGCTGTGCAACAACGTGGCCTCCAAGGAATACATGGTGCTGGAAACCACGATATTGAATCGGAATCTGGCGGAGTTTGGCGATCTTCAGCGTCACGCAGGGCAAGAGCAGGTCATCGTCACCAGCGGTGAAGTGACCGTCTGGACAGAACTCTATGACCCGATTGAACTCGCAGTCGGTGACAGCCTCGCCTTTGACAGCACCCTGGGGCATGCCATCACCTACAACGGGGAGACCCCCGCTACGATCACCTGGGTATGCAGCGCTCATGCCTGA
- a CDS encoding sodium:solute symporter family protein has protein sequence MTESLIWWSIAIYMLIAVGIALLARQGGAESMSGYFLGNRQMNGFVSAMSYSATTYSAFMMVGLAGLTYAGGVGALGFEIIYFAGVSLVAIFGPKYWAVGKAFGFVTPSEMLGRRYNSRHVAMAVSIASCIFLIPYAAVQLAGVGYLLQGTTNGAIDFTTGVVMATAIAIFFSYVAGIRSVMWTDSLQAIMMIVASTLVAFLVIKGLGGFGTLFDTLATEKPQSLTVPGSGLFSFVTFLGLTIPWFFFSLSNPQVSQRLFMPSSLKAMRQMLLGFLVFGLIYTLVSVLWGFSALVAFPSLESADLATASLLSSGFVPPVLGVIVLIGIMAAAVSTIDSIMLTLSSMLARDVYANLNPAASEKRQLMVGKIVVPLIALMALGFAELKLDLIAVLSVAASSGLVAAVPAIIGAFYWKRGTAAGVLVSVIGTAIFVLAMYATGNSLLGLPAGIWGIIVSSVLFVGVSLATQPHASSADEFMLAITDELKKKRGASATPSHAAPMKYAKD, from the coding sequence ATGACTGAGTCACTGATCTGGTGGTCCATCGCCATCTACATGTTGATTGCCGTCGGGATTGCATTGCTAGCGCGCCAAGGGGGTGCGGAAAGCATGTCGGGCTACTTCCTGGGCAATCGTCAGATGAACGGCTTTGTCTCGGCAATGAGTTACAGCGCAACGACCTATAGTGCCTTCATGATGGTAGGGCTGGCAGGACTGACGTATGCCGGTGGGGTCGGCGCACTGGGATTCGAGATCATTTATTTTGCCGGTGTGTCGCTCGTTGCCATCTTCGGTCCCAAATATTGGGCAGTGGGCAAGGCCTTTGGCTTTGTCACGCCAAGTGAGATGCTGGGTCGGCGTTATAACAGCCGCCACGTCGCCATGGCAGTCTCGATTGCCAGTTGTATCTTCCTTATTCCTTACGCGGCAGTGCAGCTGGCGGGCGTAGGCTATTTGCTTCAGGGGACAACCAACGGTGCAATTGATTTCACCACGGGTGTGGTAATGGCGACGGCCATTGCTATCTTCTTCTCCTACGTCGCGGGCATTCGTTCAGTCATGTGGACTGACTCATTGCAGGCCATCATGATGATTGTGGCTTCTACATTGGTCGCGTTTCTGGTGATCAAGGGACTCGGTGGCTTTGGAACCCTGTTTGATACGCTGGCCACTGAGAAACCGCAGTCATTGACGGTGCCGGGGTCGGGGTTGTTCAGCTTCGTAACTTTCCTCGGGCTTACCATTCCGTGGTTCTTCTTCAGTCTCTCCAATCCGCAAGTCAGTCAGCGCCTGTTCATGCCATCCTCGTTGAAGGCCATGCGACAGATGCTGCTCGGATTCCTGGTATTCGGCCTTATTTACACATTGGTATCGGTGCTGTGGGGGTTCTCTGCGCTGGTCGCCTTCCCAAGCCTTGAGAGCGCTGACCTGGCAACAGCATCGTTGCTGAGTTCTGGATTCGTGCCGCCGGTGCTGGGTGTCATCGTACTGATTGGCATCATGGCTGCCGCCGTCTCTACCATTGACTCCATCATGTTGACGCTATCATCGATGCTTGCGCGTGATGTCTATGCCAACCTCAATCCCGCTGCCAGTGAGAAGCGTCAGTTGATGGTCGGCAAGATTGTGGTCCCCTTGATTGCGTTGATGGCGCTAGGCTTTGCCGAGCTCAAGCTCGATCTTATCGCCGTGCTGTCGGTTGCCGCATCGTCGGGACTCGTCGCGGCAGTGCCTGCCATCATCGGCGCCTTCTATTGGAAGCGCGGAACGGCAGCAGGCGTACTGGTCAGCGTCATCGGTACTGCCATCTTCGTGCTGGCGATGTACGCCACCGGCAACTCACTGCTCGGCCTGCCTGCTGGCATCTGGGGCATCATCGTCTCCAGCGTGTTGTTCGTTGGCGTGAGTCTTGCCACTCAGCCGCATGCTTCCTCCGCAGATGAGTTCATGTTGGCCATCACGGATGAGTTGAAGAAGAAGCGGGGTGCCTCGGCGACTCCTTCCCATGCGGCGCCCATGAAGTACGCCAAGGACTGA